A single Plasmodium yoelii strain 17X genome assembly, chromosome: 10 DNA region contains:
- a CDS encoding inner membrane complex protein 1l, putative, which yields MGYNYDSEGLKPYPINAYSFNPYDNHFKYPIYRRNVGEIIYSNSALRNRQTKFSHFCKAPRYKLKRIERKSKIPVFHKAPKIVEVPETREITRFVDNVKIVDIPIEQIRIIPKIKIRDVEKIRHVPGPIEYIDIEQERIIHKPYIKLIEKIREIPEIEDVNIEVPVYVPTPVGPPEDIYINVPLPYDVPQFCYKPDQNIINPISYPIPHNINHDPNIYINEGIINADFQDINQKKTHSVYPEKYDNRNNVDEWNRNYKKECDVPNNNIYDFDIYNNNIHDNFNVSEEIQNYCKYKNNDIPKEKQSYSKYLRNDEYHKNIKNNEYNTNAGNSFDKYYYPYSNHNDYNNENYENNKNYIYDNEQLSPNYNSNNNSVAELIVKKKK from the coding sequence aTGGGGTACAATTATGATAGCGAGGGATTAAAACCATACCCCATAAATGCGTATTCATTTAATCCATATGATAATCATTTTAAATATCCAATTTATAGAAGGAATGTAGGAGAAATAATTTATTCCAATTCTGCTCTTAGAAATAGGCAGACTAAATTTTCTCATTTTTGTAAAGCTCCaagatataaattaaaaaggaTTGAAAGAAAAAGTAAAATCCCCGTTTTTCATAAAGCTCCTAAGATTGTTGAAGTCCCAGAAACCAGAGAAATAACCAGATTTGTAGACAATGTAAAAATAGTAGATATTCCAATTGAACAAATTAGGATTAttccaaaaataaaaataagggATGTTGAAAAAATTAGGCATGTACCAGGTCCAATAGAATATATTGATATTGAACAAGAACGCATTATTCATAAaccatatataaaattaatagaaaaaattcGAGAAATTCCAGAAATTGAAGATGTTAATATCGAGGTACCAGTTTATGTACCTACACCTGTAGGTCCTCCTGAggatatctatattaatgtCCCGTTACCTTACGATGTTCCTCAATTTTGTTATAAGCCTgatcaaaatattattaatccTATTTCCTACCCAATTCCACACAATATAAACCATGAccctaatatatatatcaatgaAGGTATCATAAATGCGGATTTTCAAGACATAAACCAGAAAAAAACACATTCGGTCTATCcagaaaaatatgataatcgAAATAACGTAGATGAATGGAatagaaattataaaaaagaatGTGATGTtcctaataataatatatatgactttgacatatataacaacaatattcatgataattttaatgtAAGCGAAgaaattcaaaattattgtaaatataaaaataatgatataccCAAAGAAAAACAAAGCTATAGCAAATATCTTAGAAACGATGAATACcataaaaacataaaaaataatgagtATAATACTAATGCAGGAAATTCATTcgataaatattattatcctTATTCAAATCATAATGATTACAATAacgaaaattatgaaaacaataaaaactatatatatgaCAACGAACAATTATCCCCCAATTATAACtccaataataatagtgtaGCAGAActtattgttaaaaaaaagaaataa
- a CDS encoding prefoldin subunit 2, putative: MENNSITAIPKPNELTESKLTYEQVEKDRVQLVSKIEELYQDVVEHKLVLEALENVPSDRRCYRMVGDILVERTVGEIKPALIDHKNKVEQIIAECQKKLDEKNIEVSQFVKNAKSVNPSNSLITNKS, encoded by the exons atggaaaataataGTATCACTGCAATTCCAAAACCAAATGAGCTAACAGAATCTAAATTAACATATGAGCAAGTTGAAAAAGATAGAGTACAATTAGTTTCCAAGATTGAGGAATTATATCAAGATGTCGTAGAGCACAa gTTAGTATTGGAAGCTTTAGAAAATGTTCCATCAGATAGGCGATGCTATAGGATGGTTGGAGATATCTTAGTTGAAAGGACTGTTGGTGAAATTAAACCAGCTTTGATAGATCATAAAAATAAG GTCGAACAAATAATAGCAGAATGCCAAAAAAAACTagacgaaaaaaatatcgaAGTTTCACAATTTGTGAAAAA tGCGAAGTCAGTTAATCCCTCAAATAGTTTAATTACaaataaatcataa
- a CDS encoding lysine--tRNA ligase, putative, translating into MQKRNKFLAILLISLFSGLCKYVICFKYKSNGLLKEQYYMPQRKNNIYKISKKEKPFILYNYGKEYFERIKKLNVLSRNLNIDSYPSTFIKRTIKIDKLKKKYEHLKNGEHYIDQVYVVYGRVMAKRNNGMFLNIQDDVGMIQIYLDNNIMLNQTNISTQDKNLLNNPKQNQMEKSYCEENLQNYLDQSDDSKSNENPHNEELDEYKNTQEISARKIIEVGDFVAVKGYIRKSLRGELTLHTKNIYILTKALLPLPDKHKGMKDIEYKYRKRYLDFLTNNEQKEKIITRFNIIQEVRRFLLKKKYLEVDTPMLQLVAGGASAKPFETHLKSLDLVLYLRIAPELFLKKLIISGISEKIFELSKCFRNEGLSTIHNPEFTMLEIYKSYANYKYMMKFTKKLIKNVAKKFSISSPYSSILQNKWEKKSFIKIIKEYTSINFLKLSFDQAYEKAKDLNITFDQEKSALNWGLVVEEVFKKKIEPFLPNHPIHIYHLPSETSPLSKTLNKNKKLSERFETYIGKMEIANGYSEEANTLIQEKKFWLQRYLKNKNCNKQKSNFISNKDNYQNETNDENNPSKDIDIKKKYIFKHTKNENHEIDYDYITALAHGLPPTGGLGIGIDRLCMLLTNSSSIKNILPFPIIKPN; encoded by the coding sequence atgcaAAAAAGAAACAAGTTTCTAGCAATATTGTTAATATCACTCTTTTCAGGTCTGtgtaaatatgtaatatgttttaaatataaaagtaatGGATTATTGAAAGAACAATATTATATGCCACaacgaaaaaataatatatataaaatcagcaaaaaggaaaaaccttttattttatacaattatggaaaagaatattttgaaagaataaaaaagCTAAATGTTCTTTCTCGAAATTTGAATATTGATTCATACCCATCaacatttattaaaagaactataaaaattgataaattaaaaaaaaaatacgaacatttaaaaaatggagaACATTATATTGATCAAGTCTATGTTGTTTATGGGCGAGTAATGGCCAAACGAAATAATGGaatgtttttaaatatacaaGATGATGTAGGaatgatacaaatatatttagatAACAATATTATGCTAAATCAAACTAATATATCAACCCAAGATAAGAACCTTTTAAATAACCCTAAACAGAACCAAATGGAAAAATCATATTGTGAAGAAAATTTACAGAATTATTTAGACCAATCTGACGATAGTAAAAGTAATGAAAATCCACATAATGAAGAATTGGATGAATACAAAAATACCCAAGAAATATCTGCTAGAAAAATTATAGAAGTTGGAGATTTCGTAGCAGTAAAGGGATATATAAGAAAATCATTAAGAGGGGAACTGACATtacatacaaaaaatatatatatattaacaaaagCTTTATTACCTTTACCTGATAAGCATAAAGGAATGAAAGAtattgaatataaatatcgAAAAAGATATCTTGActttttaacaaataatgaacaaaaagaaaaaattataacacgatttaatataattcaaGAAGTAAGAcgatttttattaaaaaaaaaatacctaGAAGTTGACACACCAATGTTACAATTAGTAGCAGGTGGAGCATCAGCTAAACCATTTGAAACACATTTAAAATCTTTAGatttagttttatatttgcGAATAGCTCCTGAGttgtttttgaaaaaattaattataagtGGCATAtcagaaaaaatatttgaattaaGTAAATGCTTTCGTAATGAAGGTTTAAGTACTATACACAACCCTGAATTTACCATGCTCGAAATTTATAAATCTTATgctaattataaatatatgatgaaATTTACAaagaaattaataaaaaatgttgcCAAAAAATTTTCCATATCATCACCATATAGTTCTATTCTTCAAAAtaaatgggaaaaaaaatcatttattaaaattataaaggaATATACTTCAATAAATTTTCTTAAACTTTCTTTTGATCAAGCTTATGAAAAAGCGAAAGATTTAAATATCACATTTGATCAAGAAAAAAGTGCATTAAATTGGGGATTAGTAGTTGAAGaagtttttaaaaaaaaaatcgaacCATTTTTACCTAACCAtcctatacatatttatcatTTACCTTCTGAAACATCACCTTTATCAAAAAccttaaataaaaataaaaaattatcagaAAGATTTGAAACTTATATAGGGAAAATGGAAATAGCTAATGGATACTCAGAAGAAGCTAACACTTTAATTcaggaaaaaaaattctGGTTACAAcgttatttaaaaaataaaaattgcaataaacaaaaaagtaATTTCATTTCAAATAAGGATAATTATCAAAATGAAacaaatgatgaaaataatccTTCTAAAGatattgatattaaaaaaaaatatatattcaagcatacaaaaaatgaaaatcaCGAAATTGATTATGATTACATAACAGCCTTAGCTCATGGTTTACCTCCAACTGGGGGATTGGGCATAGGAATTGATCGACTATGTATGTTGCTCACTAACTCTAGttccataaaaaatattttgccATTTCCTATAATAAAACCTAATTGA
- a CDS encoding NADP-specific glutamate dehydrogenase, putative: MSQCRDSTGRFLLVDKKAPNYENLIDKEMNEIYERVKKIDPNQNEFLQAFHEILYSLKPLFMEDPKYLPIIEMLSEPERLVQFRVCWIDDNGIQRKNRGFRVQFNSTLGIYKGGLRFHPSVNLSIVKFLGFEQIFKNSLTGLSMGGAKGGSDFDPKGKSDNEIMKFCQSFMNELYRHIGPRTDVPAGDIGVGGREIGYLFGQYKKIANSFNGTLTGKNEKWGGSILRTEATGYGLVYFVLEVLKSLNIQMDKQTAIVSGSGNVALYCVQKLLQLNVKVLTMSDSNGYIYEPNGFTNDDLNFIIELKEVRKGRIEEYLKHSSTAKYFPNEKPWNVKCTLAFPCATQNEIDLDDAKLLHKNGCILVGEGANMPSTIEAINYLKENKIILCPSKAANAGGVAISGLEMSQNFQFAKWTKETVDEKLKEIMKNIFISSSESALKYANNKYDLQVGANISGFLKVADSYIQQGCL, from the coding sequence ATGTCGCAATGCCGAGATAGTACCGGGCGCTTTTTATTAGTTGATAAAAAAGCACCAAATTACGAAAATCTAATTGATAAAGAAATgaatgaaatatatgaacGTGTCAAAAAAATAGATCCAAATCAAAATGAATTTTTACAAGCTTTTcatgaaatattatattctttaaaacCATTATTTATGGAGGATCCAAAATATTTACCAATTATAGAAATGTTATCAGAACCTGAACGATTAGTACAATTTCGAGTTTGCTGGATAGATGATAATGGAATACAAAGAAAAAATcgagggtttagggttcaatTTAATAGCACATTAGGAATATATAAAGGTGGGTTACGTTTTCATCCTTCTGTAAATTTGTCTATAGTCAAATTTTTAGGATTTgaacaaatttttaaaaattcattAACTGGATTATCAATGGGTGGTGCAAAAGGTGGTTCTGATTTTGACCCGAAAGGGAAATCAGATAATGAAATTATGAAATTTTGTCAAAGTTTTATGAATGAATTATACAGACATATAGGCCCACGTACAGATGTGCCTGCTGGAGATATTGGTGTTGGAGGTAGAGAAATCGGTTATTTATTTGGTCAATATAAAAAGATTGCAAATAGTTTTAATGGAACATTAActggaaaaaatgaaaaatgggGAGGATCTATTTTAAGAACTGAAGCAACTGGTTATGGTTTagtatattttgttttagaAGTATTAAAATCATTAAATATCCAAATGGATAAACAAACAGCTATTGTTAGTGGTAGTGGAAATGTAGCTTTATATTGTGTTCAGAAATTATTACAATTAAATGTAAAGGTTCTTACAATGAGTGATAGTAAtggttatatatatgaaccCAACGGATTTACAAATGatgatttaaattttattattgaaTTAAAAGAAGTACGTAAAGGTAGAATTGaagaatatttaaaacattCTTCTACAGCTAAATATTTCCCAAATGAAAAACCATGGAATGTTAAATGTACCTTAGCATTCCCTTGTGCTACTCAAAATGAAATCGATTTAGACGATGCTAAATTGTTACATAAAAATGGATGTATATTAGTTGGTGAAGGTGCTAATATGCCATCAACAATAGAAGctattaattatttaaaagaaaacaaaattattttatgtcCATCTAAAGCAGCTAATGCTGGTGGTGTTGCTATTAGTGGTCTTGAAATGAGTCAAAATTTCCAATTTGCAAAATGGACCAAAGAAACTGTTGATGAAAAACTTAaagaaattatgaaaaatatatttatatcatccTCAGAATCTGCATTAAAATatgcaaataataaatacGATTTACAAGTAGGTGCTAACATTTCCGGATTCTTAAAGGTTGCAGATTCATATATACAACAAGGCTGTCTTTAA
- a CDS encoding N-acyl-phosphatidylethanolamine-hydrolyzing phospholipase D, putative produces MSKLINSLLPYYVHKNILTPNLSFKKKVDFFFFYLDRYIYSPIFHKLCGNKTENEKNKLKKKFAKKLKQKFGINFGIYSNDNYYDNNTTKYDVNKNEEVEVAALWPNQIYHVNPLNVKKEIKDNKFNIVYIGHMSILVQIQNFNILIDPVLSNKIGLYNILGVKRIIKPGLRLENIPSIDFILLSNNRYDTMDFETLRRIVLRDNSIIIGGMNIRRYMLKSKFPVVYPLNWFNKLQFENLAFYYLPTITNSHRYIFDKNVYLPGSFFIHDKLHNTSIFYSGHSAYSNHFKQIQNYIKTIIKNDQIDLSILPIGIYKPRELYAHFHMSPSEALQTHLDLNSKMSLCVGTDVFCLGGEKYKEANIELRNSVSYYEKMENKKVNLITLEPGQNIML; encoded by the exons ATGAGCAAACTAATAAACAGCTTGTTGCCCTACTATGtccataaaaatatattaacaccAAATCTGAGTTTCAAAAAGAAagttgattttttttttttttatttagatcgatatatttattcacCAATATTTCATAAGTTATGTGGAAATAAAAccgaaaatgaaaaaaataaattaaaaaaaaaatttgcaaaaaaattgaaacaAAAATTTGGTATAAATTTTGGTATATATTCAAACGATAActattatgataataatactaCCAAATAtgatgtaaataaaaatgaagaagtaGAGGTCGCTGCTTTGTGGCCTAATCAAATATATCATGTTAACCCgttaaatgtaaaaaaagaaataaaagacaataaatttaatattgtttatattgGGCATATGAGTATATTAGTACAAATACAAAACTTCAACATATTAATAGATCCTGTTTTATCAAACAAAATaggtttatataatattttaggTGTAAAAAGAATTATAAAACCAGGCTTACGTTTAGAAAACATTCCAAGCatcgattttattttattaagcAATAATAGATATGATACAATGGATTTTGAAACCTTAAGAAGAATTGTATTAAGAGATAATAGTATTATTATTGGGGGAATGAATATAAGAcgttatatgttaaaaagCAAATTTCCAGTTGTTTATCCATTAAATTGGTTTAATAAATTACAATTTGAAAATTTggctttttattatttacctacAATAACAAATAGTCatagatatatttttgataaaaatgtatatctTCCTGGctcattttttatacatgATAAATTACATAATACCTCAATTTTTTATAGTGGTCATTCTGCTTATTCAAATCATTTTAAAcaaattcaaaattatattaaaactattataaaaaatgatcaaATTGATTTATCAATTTTACCTATTGGAATTTATAAGCCTCGTGAATTATATGCTCATTTTCACATGTCTCCCTCCGAAGCTTTGCAG ACCCATTTAGATTTAAACAGTAAAATGTCTTTGTGTGTTGGAACGGATGTTTTTTGTTTAGGgggtgaaaaatataaagaagcaAATATTGAGCTAAGAAATTCGGTAAGTTATTATGAAAAGATGGAGAATAAAAAAGTTAATCTTATTACTTTGGAACCTGGCCAAAATATTATGCTATAA